A region of Allocoleopsis franciscana PCC 7113 DNA encodes the following proteins:
- a CDS encoding serine/threonine protein kinase, producing MVQTEQILQKRYQLRQTLGHNASCQTWLAQDIRIQERVVVKLLTFCDQVQWDNVRLFEREAQVLKQLNHPKIPQYRDYFCIDDQMLWFGLVQQYIPGSSLKELLALGKTFSEQEVRAIAQQVLNILVYLHSLSPPVLHRDIKPSNLIWGTPPETKLRSNIVVEIDAGTRGRGDAETINPTEYQFPFPPYQGGAGGGFPEHEGTGEVYLVDFGAVQDRAAAEGATFTVVGTYGYAPLEQLGGRATPASDLYALGATLIHLLTGVAPADLPQQKGRIQFADRVRLNPGFVRWIEKLTEPNLSQRFRSANEALEALLENQMTSVAITHPKPSNSRIQLKKSPTQLQIRIPVRWRRALTHPKQLAVGVGLGFWLWFGGGFALRTINVNLDWLGLYLVAWLIFGILYAGWLMLPAFGETTIYFNHQFFQIEWRLLGFCLRQQRGSTLAIDQVFKSETHGLFNRKSPEVTLAVGVQEYIFGGFDPPLTHTECYWLMEEIKNWLGLR from the coding sequence ATGGTGCAAACCGAACAGATTCTCCAGAAGCGCTATCAGCTTAGACAAACGTTAGGACACAATGCCAGTTGTCAAACCTGGCTAGCACAAGATATTCGCATCCAAGAGAGAGTCGTCGTCAAACTGCTGACTTTTTGCGACCAAGTGCAATGGGACAATGTGAGGTTGTTTGAGCGAGAGGCTCAAGTCCTCAAACAGCTTAATCATCCTAAAATTCCCCAGTATCGCGACTATTTTTGTATCGATGACCAAATGCTCTGGTTTGGGTTAGTTCAGCAATACATTCCCGGTTCATCTCTGAAGGAATTATTGGCTCTGGGCAAGACTTTCAGCGAACAGGAAGTTCGTGCGATCGCGCAACAAGTCCTGAATATTCTAGTTTACCTGCACAGTCTAAGCCCACCTGTACTCCATCGCGATATCAAACCCAGCAACTTAATCTGGGGTACCCCCCCTGAGACGAAGTTGCGTTCAAATATCGTCGTCGAGATAGACGCGGGGACGCGGGGACGCGGGGACGCGGAGACGATAAATCCAACTGAGTACCAATTCCCATTCCCCCCTTACCAAGGGGGGGCAGGGGGGGGTTTCCCTGAACACGAAGGGACAGGAGAGGTTTATCTCGTTGACTTTGGGGCGGTACAAGACCGCGCCGCCGCAGAAGGAGCTACGTTTACAGTAGTGGGAACCTATGGCTATGCACCGTTAGAACAGCTTGGAGGTCGAGCCACTCCAGCCTCTGACCTTTATGCCCTTGGAGCCACTTTAATTCATCTTCTCACGGGCGTGGCTCCCGCTGATTTGCCCCAGCAAAAGGGTCGCATCCAGTTTGCTGATAGAGTCCGCCTCAATCCAGGTTTTGTGCGTTGGATTGAGAAGCTAACTGAACCGAATCTCTCGCAACGATTTAGGAGTGCAAACGAGGCGCTTGAGGCATTGCTGGAAAATCAGATGACTAGTGTTGCAATCACTCATCCAAAGCCCTCTAATAGCCGGATTCAACTCAAAAAATCCCCCACTCAGCTCCAGATTAGAATTCCTGTGCGCTGGCGCAGAGCATTAACTCACCCTAAACAACTCGCTGTGGGGGTTGGACTGGGGTTTTGGCTCTGGTTTGGCGGTGGTTTTGCCTTACGAACAATCAATGTGAATCTTGATTGGTTAGGGCTTTATCTTGTAGCTTGGCTAATATTTGGAATTTTATATGCAGGATGGTTGATGCTACCTGCTTTTGGAGAAACAACTATTTATTTCAATCATCAATTTTTTCAGATTGAGTGGAGATTATTGGGTTTTTGCTTGCGGCAACAGCGAGGTTCTACCTTAGCAATTGACCAAGTCTTTAAGAGCGAAACTCACGGTTTATTCAACCGAAAATCACCCGAAGTAACCCTCGCCGTTGGCGTTCAAGAATATATATTCGGTGGATTCGATCCCCCTCTTACTCATACAGAATGCTACTGGTTAATGGAAGAAATCAAAAACTGGTTGGGACTTCGATAA
- a CDS encoding sensor histidine kinase, which translates to MKLSLEGKWIAGGFGLTLLLMGLVSLTSYNNTTELIESAERVQHTYEVLNTLTDFYASMTVAESGRRGYIISGSQQELKRHQIAVNDMQSKIDLLHKQMTNNLAWQQRMSRLNSLVTQRLGLFRKSIALYQQDPSAIQSQALITEKSVNIRDEIQRVLADIKNEEERVLRVLLNNSRSTIHYIILIELIGTVLSFTVIIGIYLLLYTQWVQRQKVESLQHTLAQEKELGELKIRLFSMVSHEFRTPLSVILASSQLLGEILQDLVEQNQLRNLYRIQSSAKLMNQLLTDILTLTRAEAGELNYKPELLDLEAFCLNLLEDVGFCGIKSHSLRFISNGRCVRVYLDEKLLYSILSNLLLNAIKYSPNGGNVYLILNCEAEATVFQIKDEGIGIPAENYSEIYEPFYRGKNVENLVGSGLGLAVVKKCVELHQGEITMESQVGVGTTFTVKIPHLKV; encoded by the coding sequence ATGAAGTTGTCACTGGAAGGAAAATGGATTGCTGGAGGATTTGGCTTAACCCTGCTGCTAATGGGACTGGTCAGCCTTACTTCTTACAACAACACAACAGAGCTAATTGAAAGTGCTGAGCGGGTGCAACATACTTATGAAGTCCTGAATACGTTGACTGATTTTTATGCCTCTATGACTGTTGCAGAATCGGGGCGACGGGGATACATTATTTCAGGTAGTCAGCAAGAATTAAAGCGTCATCAAATTGCAGTCAATGACATGCAATCTAAGATAGACCTGCTTCACAAGCAGATGACTAACAATCTTGCTTGGCAACAACGGATGAGCAGGTTGAACTCTCTAGTCACTCAAAGATTAGGGTTGTTCAGGAAATCGATCGCACTTTATCAACAAGATCCATCAGCCATCCAAAGCCAAGCTTTGATTACAGAAAAGAGCGTTAATATTCGAGATGAAATTCAGAGAGTTTTAGCGGATATTAAAAACGAAGAAGAACGAGTGTTACGAGTTTTACTTAATAATTCTCGTTCTACTATTCATTACATAATTTTGATAGAATTAATTGGCACTGTTTTAAGTTTTACCGTCATTATTGGTATATATTTACTTCTTTATACCCAGTGGGTGCAACGCCAAAAAGTTGAATCACTCCAACACACCCTAGCTCAAGAGAAAGAACTAGGAGAACTCAAAATCCGTCTTTTTTCAATGGTTTCCCATGAGTTTCGTACTCCTTTAAGTGTAATTTTGGCATCTTCTCAGTTACTTGGAGAGATTCTTCAAGATTTAGTCGAACAAAATCAGTTGAGAAATCTTTACAGAATTCAATCGTCTGCTAAATTAATGAATCAGCTTTTAACTGATATTTTAACCTTAACTAGAGCAGAGGCTGGGGAGCTAAACTATAAGCCCGAATTATTGGATTTGGAGGCATTTTGTCTTAACTTACTCGAAGATGTGGGTTTTTGTGGGATAAAATCACACTCACTTAGATTTATCAGCAATGGTCGCTGTGTCCGGGTTTATTTGGATGAAAAATTATTATATTCTATCTTGAGTAACTTACTCTTAAATGCCATTAAGTATTCACCCAATGGAGGTAACGTATACCTAATTTTAAACTGCGAAGCTGAAGCTACAGTTTTTCAAATCAAAGATGAAGGAATAGGCATTCCAGCGGAAAATTATTCAGAGATTTATGAACCCTTCTATCGCGGTAAAAATGTTGAAAACCTTGTGGGGAGTGGTTTGGGACTAGCTGTAGTAAAAAAGTGTGTGGAACTCCACCAAGGAGAAATTACCATGGAAAGTCAAGTTGGGGTGGGGACAACATTTACAGTCAAGATTCCTCACCTAAAAGTATGA
- a CDS encoding response regulator transcription factor — MRILVVEDDIQLSEVLTEALTRRQYVVDSAKDGEVAWSWVESMKYDLVVLDVTLPKLDGIRFCQKLRGCEVTHPAHRNSTSPVLMLTARDTVADKITGLDAGADDYVAKPFDLEELMARIRALLRRGSSSSTASLCWGSLRLNPSTFEAAYDNKLLSLTPKEYALLELLVSSGRRVLSRAGIIEQVWSLDNSPAEETVTSHIRGLRHKLKDLGAPDDFIETVHGLGYRLK; from the coding sequence ATGCGTATTTTGGTGGTTGAAGACGATATCCAGTTGTCAGAGGTACTGACAGAAGCTCTAACCCGACGCCAGTATGTGGTAGACAGTGCCAAAGATGGAGAGGTTGCCTGGAGTTGGGTGGAGTCAATGAAGTATGACTTAGTGGTACTGGATGTGACGCTGCCGAAGCTGGACGGCATTCGATTCTGTCAGAAGTTGCGGGGTTGCGAAGTCACCCATCCCGCTCATCGCAACTCTACCTCACCCGTACTGATGCTAACCGCCCGTGATACGGTTGCCGACAAGATTACGGGACTGGATGCTGGAGCGGATGATTACGTGGCAAAGCCATTTGACTTGGAAGAGTTGATGGCTCGAATTCGTGCTCTGTTGCGGCGGGGCAGTTCTTCAAGTACAGCGAGTCTATGCTGGGGGAGTCTGCGCCTAAATCCGAGTACCTTCGAGGCGGCTTACGACAACAAGCTTCTGTCTTTGACCCCTAAGGAGTATGCCCTTTTGGAGCTCTTGGTTTCCAGTGGTCGGCGGGTGTTGAGCCGTGCGGGCATTATTGAACAAGTTTGGTCACTGGACAATTCTCCTGCCGAGGAAACCGTTACCTCTCATATCCGAGGGTTGCGGCACAAACTCAAGGATTTAGGTGCTCCTGATGATTTCATTGAAACGGTTCATGGATTGGGTTATCGCCTGAAGTAA
- a CDS encoding DUF1830 domain-containing protein has protein sequence MNRFLKTTAVQEPKTLPEGQPILCFYKNTTDKIQIAKISNFKNYHFEQVVFPAEKILFNAFPEAELEIYTGSMMSAVLIEKIRCSRLQVNG, from the coding sequence ATGAATAGATTCCTAAAAACTACCGCAGTCCAGGAACCCAAAACTTTGCCCGAAGGCCAGCCAATTCTCTGTTTCTACAAAAACACAACCGATAAAATTCAAATTGCTAAAATCTCTAACTTCAAAAACTACCACTTTGAGCAAGTCGTTTTCCCGGCAGAAAAAATTCTTTTCAATGCTTTTCCCGAAGCTGAGTTAGAAATTTATACGGGTTCGATGATGAGTGCTGTTTTAATCGAAAAAATACGCTGCTCTCGGCTCCAAGTGAATGGATGA
- a CDS encoding Rieske 2Fe-2S domain-containing protein, giving the protein MSMLEGAPWLLAHKSMLEVNKPKKVSLYGTDYVLWQDRMGKINALPNACPHMGAMLSEGWCQERDDKTSVVVCPFHALEFDGEGCTILPGSKKKTLPQLKPLELIIQGDFIWSYGGYEPKVPIPNILNEITSQYEFIGHTADISVETDLLSMLLIMHDYNHQNGTHRPLFKIEEVQFENFIDDGHHSHAFYSLPTSPTNLSEKLSNPDLLLLPKVIKAHLENHFPSLVIAHVENWVGKVAQVHLFVPESTTRTRTYVLMYGIPKHPAFKALGQKFLNFAKVIVEQDADILPKIYPNTPQKIKLNNEVGMDWVRRNFKNWSNMTDLTLSSSFNSEC; this is encoded by the coding sequence ATGTCTATGCTTGAAGGTGCACCTTGGCTATTGGCACACAAATCGATGTTGGAAGTTAATAAGCCTAAAAAAGTATCTCTTTATGGTACAGACTATGTGCTGTGGCAAGATCGAATGGGCAAAATTAACGCTTTACCCAATGCCTGTCCGCACATGGGGGCCATGTTGTCTGAAGGGTGGTGTCAGGAGCGTGACGATAAAACAAGTGTAGTCGTTTGCCCGTTTCATGCCCTTGAGTTTGATGGTGAAGGGTGCACAATTTTACCTGGGTCGAAGAAGAAAACGCTACCGCAACTCAAACCGCTAGAACTGATTATTCAAGGAGATTTTATTTGGTCGTATGGCGGATATGAACCCAAAGTACCGATTCCCAATATCCTGAATGAAATTACTTCTCAATATGAGTTTATTGGTCATACGGCTGATATCAGCGTAGAGACGGATTTGCTCTCAATGCTGCTAATTATGCACGACTACAATCACCAAAATGGTACGCATCGCCCTCTATTTAAGATTGAAGAAGTGCAGTTTGAAAATTTTATTGATGACGGTCATCATTCCCATGCTTTTTACAGCCTGCCAACGTCCCCAACTAATTTATCAGAAAAACTAAGCAATCCCGATTTGCTCCTGCTGCCAAAAGTTATCAAGGCTCATCTGGAAAATCACTTTCCATCTTTAGTAATAGCTCATGTAGAAAACTGGGTGGGTAAAGTTGCCCAAGTCCATTTGTTTGTGCCAGAGTCCACAACTCGGACGCGGACTTATGTACTGATGTACGGGATACCTAAACACCCTGCCTTTAAAGCCCTAGGTCAAAAGTTTCTCAATTTTGCCAAAGTAATCGTCGAGCAGGATGCAGATATTTTGCCCAAGATTTACCCGAACACACCACAAAAAATCAAGCTCAATAATGAAGTTGGTATGGATTGGGTAAGGCGAAATTTTAAGAACTGGTCAAATATGACAGATCTAACTCTATCAAGTTCATTCAACAGTGAGTGCTAA
- a CDS encoding TetR/AcrR family transcriptional regulator, whose amino-acid sequence MNTSSSNTTSLRRQPKQKRSQQRVERILAAAAEVFASVGYEAATTHAIASRAGTAIGSLYQFFPDKLAIFHALEERHMEQVRAIHAKLMTPQMAQQPLESMVEQIVETFAVYFEHPGPKVVYIQYCVAPEMFKYFDESFNQSLIQAFATQLRLRNPTLSKEKSELLAEVCLQCYNSLLLVALRSNRTHRKQLYEEMRELLVAYLRPYVGDEELQNEGQPRARESIPYDVLCQQYQLSVRQCQALMFAIAQGGLTIQNFEEICPETSRRTLQRELRQMVEKGLLLPEGKTNRLYYRLNLLWQELASSCDKRK is encoded by the coding sequence ATGAACACTTCAAGCTCAAACACTACATCTCTGCGTCGCCAACCCAAGCAGAAACGCAGCCAACAACGGGTTGAGCGGATTTTGGCAGCGGCGGCAGAGGTGTTTGCCTCTGTGGGTTACGAGGCAGCCACAACCCATGCGATCGCATCTCGTGCAGGAACGGCGATCGGTTCACTTTACCAGTTCTTTCCAGATAAGTTGGCGATTTTTCATGCTCTAGAAGAACGTCACATGGAGCAGGTAAGAGCCATCCACGCCAAGTTAATGACTCCCCAGATGGCTCAACAGCCACTAGAGTCTATGGTTGAGCAGATAGTGGAGACGTTTGCTGTCTACTTCGAGCATCCGGGGCCGAAAGTCGTCTACATTCAATACTGCGTGGCTCCGGAGATGTTTAAGTATTTCGATGAAAGTTTTAATCAATCACTCATCCAAGCGTTTGCGACGCAGTTACGACTACGAAACCCTACTCTGAGTAAGGAAAAAAGCGAACTGCTAGCTGAGGTTTGCCTTCAGTGCTATAACTCTCTGCTGTTGGTAGCCTTACGTAGTAATCGCACCCATCGCAAGCAGCTTTACGAAGAGATGCGAGAGCTATTGGTGGCTTACTTACGTCCTTATGTTGGGGATGAGGAATTACAAAATGAGGGGCAACCTCGTGCTAGAGAGTCGATTCCCTACGATGTACTTTGCCAGCAGTACCAACTTTCTGTGCGCCAATGCCAAGCCTTAATGTTTGCGATCGCGCAGGGTGGGCTAACCATTCAGAACTTTGAGGAAATTTGCCCGGAGACTTCCCGGCGGACGCTACAGCGAGAGTTACGCCAAATGGTGGAGAAGGGTTTGCTGCTGCCTGAGGGAAAAACCAATCGGCTTTACTACCGCCTCAATCTGTTGTGGCAAGAACTTGCGTCAAGTTGCGACAAAAGAAAATAA
- the arsC gene encoding arsenate reductase, glutathione/glutaredoxin type — protein sequence MKRVMFVCKKNSRRSQMAEGFARTLGGGKIAVSSSGLEASQVDPTTVEVMSEIGIDISEQTSKPLSDFNPEEYDAVISLCGCGVNLPESWVVREVFEDWQLDDPEGESIETFQRVRDEVKERVAKLVESLS from the coding sequence ATGAAACGAGTGATGTTTGTATGCAAGAAAAATTCTCGCCGTTCTCAGATGGCAGAAGGATTTGCTCGGACGTTGGGAGGAGGAAAGATTGCTGTTAGTAGTTCGGGACTGGAAGCTTCTCAGGTCGATCCGACGACGGTTGAAGTGATGTCCGAAATTGGCATTGATATTAGTGAGCAAACTTCTAAACCGTTAAGTGATTTTAATCCCGAAGAGTATGATGCTGTGATTTCCCTCTGCGGTTGTGGGGTGAACTTGCCGGAATCTTGGGTTGTGCGGGAGGTGTTTGAAGATTGGCAACTGGATGACCCAGAAGGGGAATCCATCGAAACGTTTCAGCGTGTTCGAGATGAAGTGAAGGAACGGGTGGCAAAATTGGTTGAATCGTTGAGTTAG
- the arsB gene encoding ACR3 family arsenite efflux transporter, giving the protein MSTKNPSGRALPPQAGSSLSFFEKYLTVWVFLCIFVGIALGRLFPNIAIALDAMSIYQVSIPIAICLFFMMYPIMVKIDFTQATNALRAPKPVILTLVVNWLIKPFTMVAFSQFFLSWLFRPLITGTELIRGSEVALANSYIAGTILLGIAPCTAMVLMWGYLSYSNQGHTLIMVAVNSLTMLFLYAPLGRWLLAANDLTVPWQTIVLSVLIYVGLPLIAGMYSRYWILKYKGKEWFEREFLKYLSPIAITALLMTLVLLFAFKGELIVNNPLHILLIAVPLFIQTNFIFLIGYVAALKLNLAYEDAAPAALIGASNHFEVAIATSVMLFGLNSGAALATVVGVLIEVPVMLMLVEVCKRTAMWFPRELEKATLRDPRCIGSLR; this is encoded by the coding sequence ATGAGTACCAAGAATCCTTCCGGTCGTGCACTACCTCCTCAAGCAGGGAGTAGCCTCAGCTTTTTTGAAAAATACTTAACCGTTTGGGTGTTTCTCTGCATCTTCGTGGGCATCGCATTGGGTCGATTATTTCCAAATATTGCGATCGCCTTAGATGCGATGAGCATTTATCAAGTGTCCATTCCGATCGCCATCTGCCTGTTCTTCATGATGTATCCAATCATGGTGAAGATTGACTTTACCCAAGCCACAAATGCACTCAGAGCACCCAAACCTGTCATCCTTACCCTAGTAGTGAACTGGTTGATTAAACCGTTCACAATGGTGGCATTTTCTCAATTCTTCCTGAGTTGGTTATTTCGCCCTCTAATTACGGGTACAGAGTTGATTCGTGGTAGTGAAGTGGCACTCGCCAATTCATACATTGCCGGGACAATTTTATTAGGAATTGCACCTTGTACGGCGATGGTGCTGATGTGGGGCTATCTTTCCTATAGCAATCAGGGGCACACCTTAATCATGGTGGCAGTGAACTCCCTAACGATGCTGTTTCTGTATGCACCATTGGGAAGATGGTTGCTAGCAGCGAATGATTTAACCGTACCTTGGCAGACAATTGTGCTATCGGTGCTGATTTATGTGGGTTTGCCCTTAATCGCAGGGATGTACAGCCGTTACTGGATTCTCAAATATAAGGGCAAAGAGTGGTTTGAAAGAGAGTTTCTCAAATATCTCAGTCCGATCGCAATTACAGCCCTTTTGATGACTCTGGTACTGCTATTTGCCTTTAAAGGGGAACTGATTGTCAACAACCCCCTGCACATTTTGTTGATTGCAGTACCCCTGTTTATCCAAACGAATTTCATTTTCTTAATCGGTTATGTTGCGGCCTTGAAATTGAATCTTGCCTATGAAGATGCAGCACCAGCCGCCCTAATTGGAGCGAGTAATCATTTTGAAGTTGCGATCGCCACATCAGTTATGTTGTTTGGTTTAAATTCGGGTGCGGCACTGGCTACTGTTGTGGGTGTGTTAATTGAAGTTCCAGTCATGCTGATGCTGGTGGAGGTGTGTAAGCGTACAGCAATGTGGTTTCCACGAGAACTGGAGAAAGCTACGTTACGCGATCCCCGGTGTATCGGTTCGTTGAGGTAA
- a CDS encoding PstS family phosphate ABC transporter substrate-binding protein, with protein MNQKTDGLVSRLGVLAFIVGMAAMLSSCGKPAESRQAQVVKIDGSSTVYPITNAIAAEYQAAQTKANNDKIKVEFALSGTGGGFKTFCEGLTDISNASRPILKQEMALCNRNNVRYIELPIAFDALTVVVHPENNWAKDITVEELRKAWEPAAEGKITKWNQVRSSWPDRPLKLYGAGKDSGTFDYFTEATVGTSKASRNDYTASEDDNVLVQGVRQDVNALGYFGLAYYEANSNQLKALAVDSGKGAVLPSRQTVEKTRYQPLSRPMFIYVNYQSAQNKPEVRDFVEFFLEKAPTLVDDVGYIPLPDEGYHLAKVHFNRGKVGTVFGGQTQLNLTLGELLRKQATF; from the coding sequence ATGAATCAGAAAACTGATGGGTTAGTCAGTCGTTTGGGAGTGTTGGCATTCATCGTTGGTATGGCGGCAATGCTCTCCTCATGTGGCAAGCCAGCCGAGTCTCGCCAAGCACAGGTCGTTAAGATCGATGGTTCCAGTACGGTGTATCCGATCACCAATGCGATCGCCGCTGAGTATCAAGCCGCCCAAACCAAAGCCAACAACGACAAAATCAAAGTTGAGTTTGCCTTGTCCGGTACAGGGGGTGGCTTCAAAACATTTTGCGAAGGTTTAACCGACATCAGCAACGCCTCGCGCCCCATCCTCAAACAGGAGATGGCACTGTGCAACCGCAATAATGTGCGGTACATCGAATTACCCATTGCCTTCGATGCGCTAACCGTAGTCGTTCATCCTGAAAATAACTGGGCGAAAGACATCACGGTAGAAGAGTTGAGAAAAGCTTGGGAACCTGCTGCTGAAGGAAAAATTACCAAATGGAATCAAGTTCGTTCCTCTTGGCCCGACCGACCCCTGAAGCTTTATGGTGCAGGGAAAGATTCGGGTACCTTCGACTACTTCACAGAAGCAACAGTGGGTACCAGCAAAGCCAGTCGCAACGACTATACCGCCAGCGAAGATGACAACGTCCTGGTACAAGGAGTGCGCCAAGACGTGAATGCGTTGGGTTACTTTGGTTTGGCTTACTACGAAGCCAACTCGAATCAGTTAAAAGCGTTAGCCGTCGATAGCGGCAAAGGTGCCGTCTTACCCTCACGTCAAACCGTGGAGAAGACTCGGTATCAACCCCTTTCCCGTCCAATGTTCATTTACGTTAACTACCAATCTGCCCAAAACAAACCAGAGGTGAGAGATTTCGTGGAATTCTTCTTAGAGAAAGCACCAACCTTAGTCGATGATGTTGGCTACATCCCTCTACCCGATGAAGGCTACCACCTCGCTAAAGTACACTTCAATCGCGGCAAAGTCGGTACCGTTTTTGGTGGACAAACGCAGCTAAATCTGACACTAGGCGAGTTATTACGCAAACAAGCCACATTTTAG
- a CDS encoding ArsR/SmtB family transcription factor codes for MGKASAITSDVIASGFHALSDPLRIQVIELLRSQELCVCELCDRLGVTQSKLSFHLKNLKEAELVRSRQEGRWIYYSLNLTQFLLLEEYLAEFRRFSPIIPARPC; via the coding sequence ATGGGAAAAGCTTCAGCCATCACTTCAGATGTTATCGCCTCTGGCTTTCACGCCCTGTCTGACCCCCTGAGAATTCAGGTAATCGAGCTGCTGCGATCGCAAGAGTTATGCGTCTGTGAATTGTGCGATCGCTTGGGAGTGACTCAGTCCAAGTTGTCATTCCATCTCAAAAACCTCAAGGAAGCTGAACTCGTGCGATCGCGCCAAGAAGGTCGCTGGATTTACTACAGCCTCAATCTCACCCAGTTCTTGCTACTAGAAGAGTACCTGGCCGAGTTCCGCCGTTTCAGCCCGATTATTCCGGCTCGTCCCTGTTAA
- a CDS encoding (2Fe-2S) ferredoxin domain-containing protein, giving the protein MEIASEQNNSNSKKRCVLVCQHRSCLANGSEAVLAAFEAADLTDFTVMGTGCQGQCTSGPTVRIVPEETWYWRVQPSDVPIIVEQHLKGGEPIDAKLNTRIHLRYSY; this is encoded by the coding sequence GTGGAAATAGCTTCCGAGCAAAACAATTCAAACTCAAAAAAGCGTTGTGTCCTAGTTTGCCAGCATCGGTCTTGTCTGGCGAATGGTTCAGAGGCAGTACTGGCTGCCTTTGAGGCGGCTGACTTAACGGACTTTACAGTGATGGGTACAGGTTGCCAGGGACAGTGTACCTCCGGGCCGACGGTGCGAATTGTTCCAGAAGAGACATGGTACTGGCGAGTCCAACCTAGTGATGTCCCGATCATTGTGGAGCAACATCTCAAGGGGGGCGAACCGATAGACGCGAAACTTAACACCCGCATTCATCTGCGTTATAGCTATTAA
- a CDS encoding M48 family metallopeptidase yields MQRLLIRVGIGVLFALFGIITYFTNVTDNPVTGEKQRVQLSPRQEVALGIQARDSMASRHGGLYPDSRLQAYIDQVGERVVKQSQAAKAPYPFQFHLLRDPKTINAFALPGGQVFITAALLSRLNSEAQLAGVLGHEVGHVVGRHGAEHLAKQQLGGSLVNAVGIAASDNPDSARQAAVVAQAVNQLVSLRYGREDELESDRLGFQFMTTAGYNPKGIVELMQILASARQGGQQPEFLSSHPDPGNRVQQLNALIADNFPKGVPANLTEGREDFARNVKTSLPTR; encoded by the coding sequence GTGCAAAGACTACTGATTCGTGTGGGGATTGGGGTGTTATTTGCCCTGTTTGGCATAATTACCTACTTTACTAACGTCACTGACAACCCAGTAACGGGGGAAAAACAGCGGGTACAGCTCTCACCGCGCCAGGAAGTCGCACTTGGTATACAGGCACGGGACAGTATGGCGTCACGACATGGGGGTCTTTACCCGGATTCTAGACTCCAAGCCTATATCGATCAGGTGGGAGAGCGAGTGGTCAAGCAGTCGCAAGCGGCTAAAGCTCCCTATCCTTTTCAATTCCATTTGCTGCGCGACCCCAAAACCATTAATGCGTTTGCCTTACCTGGAGGACAGGTTTTTATTACAGCGGCTTTGCTCAGTCGCCTCAATTCAGAAGCACAATTGGCAGGGGTATTGGGGCATGAAGTTGGACATGTGGTGGGGCGACACGGCGCGGAACATCTGGCTAAACAGCAATTGGGGGGATCACTGGTGAATGCGGTCGGTATTGCGGCTAGTGATAATCCAGACAGTGCAAGGCAAGCGGCAGTTGTGGCGCAGGCGGTTAATCAATTGGTTAGCTTACGGTACGGGCGTGAGGATGAATTGGAAAGCGATCGCCTCGGTTTTCAGTTTATGACCACAGCCGGCTATAACCCAAAAGGGATTGTGGAACTGATGCAAATCCTCGCCTCTGCTAGACAGGGGGGGCAACAACCGGAGTTTTTAAGTAGTCACCCCGACCCTGGAAATCGAGTACAACAGCTCAATGCACTGATTGCTGATAACTTTCCCAAGGGTGTTCCTGCCAATCTCACAGAGGGACGCGAGGACTTTGCCCGCAATGTCAAGACTAGCTTACCTACTCGTTGA